From the genome of Gallus gallus isolate bGalGal1 chromosome 4, bGalGal1.mat.broiler.GRCg7b, whole genome shotgun sequence:
TCACAGGCATTGGAAATACCTTCATCTAGCTGAAACTGCAGTtgcacaacaacaacaacaaaaggagcCTGAGTTTCCCTTTATAAGTAAAGAGACTGAGCCAGCACTTTCCTTCCCTCATACACAACCTCACCAACCCATTTTAATTTATTACCACCCAAAAAACCATCAACAGACAGATATAATCATTTTTCCTATTCCTTAAGTTTCAAAGTCCCTATCTtgcagataaaataaatatggaaaaatgtatttgaatgcTCCCAGTTACCTGGTGTCCACTGTAAACATCAAGATGCCAGTGTAACAGAGGCTCATGGAATTTCTATGCCCTATATAATGCACATGATAAAAGTGCGCCATGGTGAACTTTGATTTATAGCCATATATAGCTATAGGTTTTACAGGGCAAGAAAACAGCTTGTAGCCTACAAAGTTAAGCCCAGTAAGTTATGTATGGAAGTTAATATGCTCAAGCATTAAAGATCCTTTTCCCAAACCCTCCAGCAACTGAAAGCATTGCTACTACAATGCAGCTGATGACTCTTACAGTTTGAAACAGAGATTATCTCATTATCAAGCAAGTTTTGACTTAAAAATGATTCTGAAAGAACACCTACCAATTTTTCCCAACTATAATCAAATActgtaattaagaaaataaaaattacttgaCAGTATGAATACACAATGTGGGAAAAGTATTTCCCACATTTTATAACAAGAGAATTGCAACATGAAAGACTACAAATTCCCCCAAACCACACAGGAATTCAGTAGAACAACTAGAAGATACATCCAGCTATCCTGTACttcaacatattttaaatacagaggTCATCCATGTTTCCTGACTTTTTTCATGATTATGTAGATTGTACATAGGAAAGTAAAATCAATTATGGTCTAATACTAATTGTACAcaacaatattttcttttcagttaaatgTGATTGGATTTGGATACATTCAGGTGAAGATTCATGCTTTTTGAATGCCTTATTTTCACCACTGTTTTTAATGGCTCAGCAACCTCACTTTCGCCTAACAGTTAGTTTACTCAAGCTGTTGAGTAAATAGATTTCTCAAGAATCCTGATTTCCACCCCTCCcccaccagaaaaaaaaggtttggttgttgttttccttactTAACACATCACAATAGATTTGTTTACATCCTGTCTGGATTTCCTCTATTTGGGAAGAGAAGAACATTTACAAAgactggagaaggaagaaaaccttTAGTAGTCTTACTGGTCATTTCTATAAACCTATGTTGTAGGATCAAACTAATATTTGTTGCTTTTCCActatggggagggggggaggaggagggcagaaTATAGCCCGCTAGAAGAAGCCATAGAGGGATGAGTGTACAGAAGCTCATACGTACTTCAGCATACAGCATAACCAAATGAGTCACATTTCTTTGAATCAATTTCAATTATTGTaataaccttttaaaaatatcttttaaggCACATCACAACATGATTAAGGAAACTTACTCAAATTCTTCATTCAATTGGCCTCATCTGCTGAGTTATAATGGAACAGACAAGTACCTCTACTTAGAAGGCAATGTCTCCTACGTGGACTTCTACCATCATCAGCCTTCAGTGGCAGCTGTTTTCATTGCCTCTTACCTCCTCATCTTCCTGCTCTGTATGGTTGGCAATGGAGTAGTCTGCTATACGGTTCTGAGGAGCAAGCATATGAGAACGGTCACAAATCTTTTCATCTTAAACCTGGCTGTCAGCGATTTACTGGTGGGAATCTTCTgcatgcccaccaccctcctGGACAACATCATTGCAGGTACGCTGGTTCACATTGCACAGCAAGAAGAGCTTGAGGGAGATTCACCTTTATTTCTGAGTGCTGGCCTCCCTGGGGAACCTGAGAATTGGTTGCACACTACAGTGACCCATGTATACTACTCTTAATCTCTGTCACTGGCATACAAAATCCAAGCTCCAGTGAGAAAGACGAGGGCAAATTCAGAGCCCTCATCTCGCATGTCAGGCAGAAGAGGTTCAGGTTCACTTTGCAATGCATAAGGTGACAGAGCACAAAGTCACCTAATAAAGCACTGGGTCAATAGTCCTGTTTACACACTGCCGTTTCTGAGGGAATTCTGTAGGCATTTGAAGTCAGTGAAAGTCACAGATGAGGAAGACAAGCCTCTAAACTACCTTCTTATTAGTGCTGTCCTTGCTGACTTCCACATCCTGCATCTTTAACAAGGGATTATTCCAGTACTATGTTATATGTTGAGGAAGATTAAGTGGGTACTTAGAGCAACATGCAGAGAGCATGTGTAGTGGTCAATACCCTTTTCCTGTCTGCTGGTCTCACTTCCATGTTATGTGAAAACAAACgcttgctttgctgctttttggaACATCAGAAACTCACCTAGGCAACTGGCAGTGCATTTATTTACATAACCTGTGCCTTCCTGACTCCTACAGTGGCCTGccagagcaaaaaagaaagtatttgttCTGGGACAGAAATTTCCTGTTATGCATATGACCATAGTGCTGCAATGAGATGGTAGAAGTTTCAATTGCCCGTTTCCTTCCAGGATGGCCATTTGGGAGCATGGTTTGCAAGATGAGTGGGATGGTCCAAGGAATCTCTGTCTCTGCCTCCATCTTCACTCTGGTTGCAATTGCTGTAGACAGGTAAGATGATGTAGAGATGATAAACTATCATCTCCCTCATGCCACCTGACCACACTGAGGCAGATGAATTCACATAACACTGCAACATATTAGATGGATATAGTTCAATAAGGCTGCCCCCTTAAAACATGGCCAGCTCAGAAGTGCATCCACAGTAATTGCTCTTCCATCAGTATCTCTTAAAGAAATCACACAGCTGGGCTGTACCTGACTGCCTAGAGTTAGCTCATTCCCTAGCTAAGCGAGATAGCAGAAGCAGTGGTACCTGCCATAGTTAACTGAAGCAGCAGGTTGATACAGACACAGATGATAATCAAGTGATTTCTTACACTAACTTTCTTCTAGATTGTTTTCCTCAACACAGTTCTTAAATGGAGCAGTTACATACATCAGTGGAGTTGCATGCAGGATGACACAATTCCATCTGTACCTTCAAAAAATACATAGTTTTAACAACATACAATTCTCACAATACAAAATTTTATACCTGTGTATGTTTATGTTTACTTCTCTAAGCATTCTCTAAATAGCTTCTCCACATGCATTCCTGGATACCTCTGCTGCAGGTTTCGATGCATCGTTTATCCATTTAAGCAGAAGCTGACCACCTCAACTGCTGTCATCATTATAACAGTCATCTGGATTCTAGCCATTGCAATCATGTGTCCTTCAGCAGTCATGTTACAGGTACAAGAAGAGAAGCATATAAGAGTAATCCTTGGCTATGGCAATGAAACCCGCCCTGTATATTGGTGCCGGGAGAACTGGCCTAACCCAGGAATGAGAAAGATCTATACGACAGTTCTGTTTGCCAATATCTATCTTGCCCCCTTGTCACTCATTGTTATTATGTATGCTAGGATAGGCATTGCTCTCTTCAACACAGCAATGCCTACAGTGGGAAAGCACAGGCAGGAGCAGCGACACACTGTGtctaagaagaaacaaaaagtcatCAAAATGCTCATTATTGTGGCTTTGCTTTTCACCCTGTCCTGGCTTCCACTGTGGACTCTGATGATGCTCTCAGACTACGCCAACCTGTCAGATATCCAGCTGCAGATCATCAATATTTATATCTATCCTTTTGCCCACTGGCTGGCCTTTTTCAACAGCAGCATCAACCCCATCATCTATGGtttctttaatgaaaacttTCGCAGAGGCTTTAAGGCAGCCTTTAAACTTCAGCTCTGCTCTAAGGACATCATTCACAGGGAGGTCTACTCCCATCGAGGCCAAAGCAACGCCATTTTGCCAGCTGCCAATTACCAAACACCCCAGGATCAGGCTCGTCAAAATGTCAAGGCAGAGAGAAAACCGATTAGAAAAGGGAATTGGATGAATAACCAGCAGGATTTGATGATGGAGGATCTTGAAGAGCCTTACAACAACGGGATGAAGTGAAACACGTTACAAACTCTCTAAAAGACTTATGTCCAACAGAATTTCTTTACTGCGTTGTAGAAGTCAAGCTCTGTAAGGTATTTCTAtttctaagaaaagaaataaatgtcaaGATGTTTCTGTTTAGGAAATGATATGCAACTTGCATAATATTAAAGTGTTTGACACAAGGAAG
Proteins encoded in this window:
- the NPFFR2 gene encoding neuropeptide FF receptor 2, translating into MIKETYSNSSFNWPHLLSYNGTDKYLYLEGNVSYVDFYHHQPSVAAVFIASYLLIFLLCMVGNGVVCYTVLRSKHMRTVTNLFILNLAVSDLLVGIFCMPTTLLDNIIAGWPFGSMVCKMSGMVQGISVSASIFTLVAIAVDRFRCIVYPFKQKLTTSTAVIIITVIWILAIAIMCPSAVMLQVQEEKHIRVILGYGNETRPVYWCRENWPNPGMRKIYTTVLFANIYLAPLSLIVIMYARIGIALFNTAMPTVGKHRQEQRHTVSKKKQKVIKMLIIVALLFTLSWLPLWTLMMLSDYANLSDIQLQIINIYIYPFAHWLAFFNSSINPIIYGFFNENFRRGFKAAFKLQLCSKDIIHREVYSHRGQSNAILPAANYQTPQDQARQNVKAERKPIRKGNWMNNQQDLMMEDLEEPYNNGMK